The following proteins are encoded in a genomic region of Tenacibaculum sp. 190524A05c:
- a CDS encoding Maf-like protein — protein MLKEKLANYNIILASGSPRRQQFFKDLDLNFEIRLKSVDEIYPEHLKAEQITDYLADLKAQPFHDELSEKDLLITSDTIVWLNDQALGKPKDYNEAFDILKRLSGNTHRVITSVSLKNKSFQRIINDSTTVFFRDLTDEEIHYYITTFKPFDKAGAYGIQEWIGKVGIDKIEGSYFNVMGLPVHKLYKELMNL, from the coding sequence ATGCTAAAAGAAAAATTAGCAAACTACAATATAATTCTTGCTTCAGGATCGCCACGTAGACAACAATTCTTTAAAGATTTAGATTTAAATTTTGAAATCAGATTGAAGAGTGTAGACGAAATATATCCTGAACATCTAAAAGCAGAACAGATAACTGACTATTTAGCCGACCTAAAAGCACAACCTTTTCATGATGAATTAAGTGAGAAAGATTTGTTAATAACGTCTGATACAATAGTCTGGCTTAACGATCAAGCCTTAGGAAAGCCGAAAGATTATAACGAAGCATTTGATATACTTAAACGCTTATCTGGAAATACGCATCGAGTAATAACATCAGTTAGTTTAAAAAACAAGAGTTTTCAAAGAATCATTAATGACTCTACTACAGTGTTTTTTAGAGATTTAACCGATGAAGAGATACATTATTACATAACTACTTTTAAACCTTTTGATAAAGCAGGTGCTTACGGAATTCAAGAATGGATTGGAAAAGTAGGCATAGATAAAATTGAAGGAAGCTACTTTAATGTTATGGGATTACCTGTTCATAAATTATATAAAGAATTGATGAATTTATAA
- a CDS encoding RNA-binding S4 domain-containing protein, whose amino-acid sequence MRIDKYLWCIRLFKTRSIATNACKKGQVKIEENNLKPSREVYGGEIITVRKNQINYKIKVIDIPESRVGAKLVDLYRKDLTPKEEFERTELLKFAKDYYRKKGTGRPTKKDRRDIEDYYETNEEDD is encoded by the coding sequence ATGAGGATTGATAAATATTTGTGGTGTATTAGATTATTTAAGACAAGATCTATAGCTACTAATGCTTGTAAAAAAGGACAAGTGAAAATTGAAGAAAATAATTTAAAGCCTTCTCGAGAAGTTTATGGAGGTGAAATTATTACCGTTCGTAAAAACCAAATTAATTATAAAATAAAAGTAATTGACATTCCCGAAAGTCGTGTTGGAGCAAAATTGGTTGATTTGTATCGAAAAGACCTTACTCCAAAGGAAGAGTTCGAAAGAACGGAATTATTAAAATTCGCCAAGGATTACTATAGAAAAAAAGGTACTGGAAGACCAACAAAAAAAGATAGAAGAGATATTGAAGATTATTATGAAACTAATGAAGAAGATGATTAA
- a CDS encoding porin family protein, with amino-acid sequence MKKLILVLCLFVASTQFADAQIHFGIKGGINYNSDSFLEVADDIIDGNAESRTGYHAGIWLRFKLPMVGWYIRPELVYTSLKSQVDVNNINIVTGTNIPEPARYDFQKIDIPVLIGKKFFKVAYFHLGPSFQYILDGDLSFSQLISKTNVDGFTVGMNIGAGIELGKFGIEARWDRAFSDVESELVGLTGTDTSNFDTRVNQIVVGLSYRF; translated from the coding sequence ATGAAAAAACTAATTTTAGTATTATGCTTATTTGTTGCTTCTACTCAATTTGCAGATGCACAAATTCATTTTGGTATTAAAGGAGGTATTAACTACAACTCCGATTCTTTTTTAGAAGTCGCAGATGATATTATCGATGGAAATGCAGAAAGTAGAACTGGATATCATGCAGGTATTTGGTTACGCTTTAAATTACCAATGGTAGGTTGGTATATTCGTCCTGAATTAGTATATACTTCTTTAAAAAGTCAAGTTGATGTTAATAATATAAATATTGTTACCGGTACAAATATTCCTGAACCAGCTAGATATGATTTTCAAAAAATAGATATCCCCGTTCTAATTGGTAAGAAATTTTTTAAGGTGGCATATTTTCACCTTGGACCATCTTTTCAATACATACTTGATGGTGATTTAAGCTTTAGTCAATTAATTTCAAAAACTAATGTAGACGGTTTTACTGTTGGTATGAATATAGGAGCTGGTATCGAATTAGGTAAATTTGGTATAGAAGCACGTTGGGATAGAGCTTTTTCTGATGTTGAATCAGAATTGGTTGGATTAACTGGTACCGATACCTCAAACTTTGATACAAGAGTAAATCAAATCGTAGTTGGTTTATCTTACAGGTTTTAA
- a CDS encoding phosphoribosyltransferase family protein, giving the protein MIETNNIILNNTEIAQKIRRIAYQIYEVNYKESEIIIAGIADNGFFLAEKIVSIINEISDLKVTLCKVSMNKKSPLDTVTTDISTDDYMNKSVVLVDDVLHSGTTLIYAIKHFLDVPLKKFKTAVLVNRNHKKYPVKADFKGISLSTSIKEHVVVDFKNDEITAYLE; this is encoded by the coding sequence ATGATAGAAACGAATAATATTATTTTAAATAATACTGAGATCGCTCAGAAAATTAGAAGAATCGCTTATCAGATTTATGAAGTTAATTATAAAGAATCTGAAATAATAATAGCAGGAATTGCGGATAATGGCTTCTTTTTAGCGGAAAAAATTGTTTCTATTATTAATGAGATCTCTGACTTAAAAGTGACTTTATGTAAAGTTAGTATGAATAAGAAAAGTCCTTTAGATACGGTTACTACAGATATTAGCACCGATGATTATATGAATAAATCAGTGGTATTAGTAGATGATGTACTTCATTCTGGAACTACTTTAATATATGCAATTAAACATTTCTTAGATGTACCATTAAAAAAGTTTAAGACTGCTGTTTTAGTAAATCGTAATCATAAAAAATATCCAGTAAAAGCTGACTTTAAAGGAATTTCTTTATCAACTTCTATCAAGGAACATGTTGTAGTTGATTTCAAAAATGATGAAATTACTGCCTATTTAGAATAG
- a CDS encoding FKBP-type peptidyl-prolyl cis-trans isomerase → MIKFRHLFLIGIISLLVYACGSDGGVAVDNFDHSGQALKDNDTLIKFFKNHYYDAVAGVVKPLETGETALFDDPKLNSEIVKETINDVEIDYTLYSYVIEQGTSTKDFPTVVDSVLVNYSGRRIINGETLNDEDFDSNINTWFVLGAGVIRGWTYGIPNVKGGTNNTLPNEPLSFTGTGKIILFIPSGLAYRNVGRGTILANESLLFYVELNDNIENTDSDNDGVPNIFEDIDGDGLPWNDDTDENGIVNFADPDDDGDGILTIFEDANNDGDPTNDFSDPDNPTLPDYLNPKIRVSNQ, encoded by the coding sequence ATGATAAAATTTAGACATCTTTTTTTAATAGGAATTATTTCACTCTTAGTTTACGCATGTGGAAGTGATGGAGGAGTAGCTGTAGACAATTTTGATCATTCTGGTCAAGCCTTAAAGGATAATGATACCCTTATCAAATTTTTTAAGAATCATTATTATGATGCAGTTGCAGGAGTAGTTAAACCGCTTGAAACTGGAGAAACAGCGCTTTTTGATGATCCTAAATTAAATTCAGAAATTGTTAAAGAGACTATTAATGATGTAGAAATTGATTATACATTATATAGTTATGTTATTGAACAAGGTACTTCTACTAAAGATTTCCCTACGGTAGTAGATTCTGTATTGGTTAATTATTCAGGTAGAAGAATAATCAATGGAGAAACATTAAATGATGAAGATTTTGATAGTAATATAAATACGTGGTTTGTTTTAGGTGCTGGAGTGATTAGAGGATGGACGTATGGGATTCCTAATGTAAAAGGAGGAACTAATAATACTTTACCTAATGAACCATTATCATTTACAGGTACAGGAAAAATTATATTATTCATTCCTTCTGGTTTAGCTTATAGAAATGTTGGAAGAGGGACAATTCTAGCAAATGAAAGCTTATTATTCTATGTTGAATTAAATGATAATATTGAGAATACCGATTCAGATAATGATGGTGTTCCTAATATTTTTGAAGATATTGATGGTGATGGATTACCTTGGAATGATGACACGGATGAAAATGGTATCGTGAATTTTGCCGATCCAGATGATGATGGTGATGGGATTCTAACAATTTTTGAAGATGCAAACAATGATGGAGATCCAACAAATGACTTTAGTGATCCGGATAATCCAACTTTACCAGATTATTTAAATCCTAAAATTAGAGTATCTAATCAATAA
- the smpB gene encoding SsrA-binding protein SmpB: protein MQKNINIQNKKARFEYEILDKYTAGIQLTGTEIKSIRQSKARITESFCEFNERGELFVINMYIEEYAFGHHYNHNPKSERRLLLNKQELKKLAREVEAKGNTIVPLRLFINENGWAKLEIALAKGKKTHDKRQTIKDRDSKRDLARLKKSF, encoded by the coding sequence ATGCAGAAAAATATAAACATACAGAATAAAAAAGCTCGTTTTGAATACGAGATTTTAGATAAGTATACGGCTGGAATTCAACTTACAGGAACTGAAATCAAATCAATTCGCCAAAGTAAAGCTAGAATCACAGAAAGTTTTTGTGAATTTAATGAACGTGGAGAATTATTTGTGATCAATATGTATATTGAAGAATACGCCTTTGGTCATCATTACAATCATAATCCAAAAAGTGAACGACGATTGTTATTAAACAAACAAGAATTAAAAAAATTAGCTCGTGAGGTTGAAGCTAAAGGAAATACAATTGTTCCTTTACGTTTGTTTATTAATGAAAATGGTTGGGCAAAACTTGAAATTGCCCTAGCAAAAGGTAAAAAGACTCATGACAAACGTCAAACAATTAAGGATAGAGATAGCAAAAGAGATTTAGCTAGACTTAAAAAAAGCTTCTAA
- a CDS encoding transketolase family protein: MKKYTYTEKKDTRSGFGDGLTELGKTNPDVVALCADLTGSLKMNEFEKNHPERFFQVGIAEANMMGIAAGLTIGGKIPFTGTFANFSTGRVYDQIRQSIAYSHKNVKICASHAGLTLGEDGATHQILEDIGLMKMLPGMTVINTCDYNQTKAATIAIAEHDGPVYLRFGRPKVPVFMPTDEKFEIGKAVKLTEGTDVTIVATGHLVWESLQAAEKLEEEGISAEVINIHTIKPLDEEAILASVAKTKCIVTAEEHNKFGGLGESVARCLAQNTPTPQEFVAVNDSFGESATPAELMKKYKINDEAVVEAVKKVLKRK; this comes from the coding sequence ATGAAAAAATATACATACACAGAGAAAAAAGATACTAGATCTGGTTTTGGAGATGGTTTAACGGAATTAGGAAAGACGAATCCTGATGTTGTTGCATTATGTGCTGATTTAACAGGTTCATTAAAAATGAATGAATTTGAAAAAAATCATCCAGAACGTTTTTTTCAAGTAGGAATTGCTGAAGCTAACATGATGGGAATAGCTGCTGGATTAACAATTGGTGGTAAAATTCCATTTACCGGAACATTCGCTAACTTTTCTACTGGACGTGTTTATGATCAAATTCGTCAATCAATCGCATATTCTCATAAGAATGTAAAGATTTGTGCTTCTCATGCCGGATTAACACTAGGAGAAGATGGTGCTACTCACCAAATCTTAGAAGATATTGGTTTGATGAAAATGTTACCTGGGATGACTGTAATTAACACATGTGATTATAATCAAACTAAAGCTGCAACTATTGCTATTGCAGAGCATGATGGTCCTGTTTATTTACGTTTTGGTAGACCAAAAGTACCAGTATTTATGCCAACCGATGAAAAATTCGAAATTGGTAAAGCAGTTAAATTAACAGAAGGAACTGACGTAACTATTGTTGCTACTGGTCATTTAGTATGGGAATCTTTACAAGCAGCAGAAAAATTAGAAGAAGAAGGAATCTCTGCTGAAGTAATCAATATTCATACAATTAAACCATTAGACGAAGAAGCTATCTTAGCATCTGTTGCTAAAACTAAATGTATTGTAACTGCTGAAGAGCACAATAAATTTGGTGGACTTGGAGAAAGTGTTGCTCGTTGTTTAGCACAAAACACTCCTACTCCACAAGAATTCGTTGCAGTAAACGATAGCTTTGGAGAATCAGCTACTCCTGCCGAATTAATGAAAAAGTATAAAATTAATGATGAAGCTGTAGTTGAAGCTGTTAAGAAAGTATTGAAAAGGAAATAA
- a CDS encoding carboxypeptidase-like regulatory domain-containing protein codes for MRKCIFIISLLFCSISVLAQNKLKGQIIHSDTKKALSAAHILNLNSVVGTITNEKGLFELTAKANDTVLVSYLGFESIKLKVTNDLLKGNELVISLNEKPEEVKEIVINSTKLIGVLEVDVKQVPKDRFTRIHLNGLPQTYEVGRPQKVSSPIAKLLNPVDLVYGLFGKKPKQLKKLQKLKKEDDLRKMLAGKFDREVMMEYLEMDKQQLSKLLGDCNYSEYFIKKASDLQMIEAVLNCYEKYKAIKKGKIDRDRIPDKN; via the coding sequence ATGCGTAAATGTATTTTTATAATCTCTTTATTATTTTGTTCTATTTCTGTTTTGGCTCAAAACAAATTAAAAGGACAAATTATTCATTCTGATACCAAAAAAGCACTAAGTGCTGCACATATATTAAACTTAAATTCAGTAGTTGGAACTATAACTAATGAGAAAGGACTTTTTGAGTTAACGGCAAAAGCCAATGATACCGTTTTAGTTTCTTATTTAGGTTTTGAATCCATTAAATTAAAAGTAACTAACGACTTATTAAAAGGAAACGAATTAGTTATCTCCTTAAATGAAAAACCTGAAGAAGTAAAAGAAATTGTGATTAACTCAACTAAACTTATTGGAGTTTTAGAAGTGGATGTTAAACAAGTACCTAAAGATAGATTCACTAGAATTCATCTGAATGGTTTACCACAAACCTATGAAGTTGGTCGTCCACAAAAGGTCTCCTCTCCTATTGCTAAACTCCTCAATCCTGTTGATTTGGTATATGGTTTATTTGGTAAGAAACCCAAACAACTTAAAAAGTTACAAAAACTTAAAAAAGAAGACGATTTACGTAAAATGCTAGCTGGTAAATTCGATCGAGAAGTTATGATGGAATATTTAGAAATGGACAAACAACAACTTTCTAAGTTATTAGGAGATTGTAACTATTCTGAATATTTTATCAAAAAAGCTAGTGATTTACAAATGATTGAAGCTGTATTAAATTGCTACGAAAAATACAAAGCTATTAAAAAGGGAAAGATAGATCGAGACAGGATTCCTGATAAAAACTAA
- a CDS encoding endonuclease: MMKKLLFTLVSCIAISTAYAQESYYNDVDLNLTGVALKNALATKIINTHTNALDYTPDIWNASKVTDVNPENSTEVLLIYGYSASGTTARTRGINENGGNNGQWNREHVFANSLGSPDLDAAGTNGPPYADAHNLRPSDTQRNSSRGNKKFATGSGNSGSVTNGWYPGDEWKGDVARIIMYMYLRYGNQCKPTFVGVGDSSQTPDDMIDLFLQWNAEDPVSDVEKQRNPFHENTSNTYAQGNRNPFIDNPRLATRIWGGPDAEDIWGIYSSTDTEAPSTPTNVIASNITTFSIDLSWTASTDNVAVTSYDVFVDGNLTTNVTTNSTTLNNLNSNTTYSITVLAKDAVGNESSQSTAITPKTLEDTQAPSVPTNIVISNETDTTLKVTWTASTDNTAVTAYEVYVDGNLNAEPTTNTYTINSLTASTTYTIQVLAKDAVNNKSALSTAVNGTTTDGGTGSANELFFSEYVEGSSNNKALEIANVTSSPIDLSVYSIKRNGNGGSTWSAPLNLTGTIAAGDVYVIINGSAALQKLIDEADYVHPNNSSTNNGEPINFNGNDPVGLFKNDVLIDIIGVFNGGSGNFAKDVTLRRKSSVVNPNTTFDKANEWDEFAQDVVDNIGTHDAATASVSEELLNKISIYPNPISNNTIYIKNNVNIDIEEIVIYSVSGKEVFKSSKFNPDEGIKVKTLSPGTYFLKMKSNLGNTTKKLLVK; encoded by the coding sequence ATGATGAAAAAATTACTCTTTACTCTTGTTAGCTGTATTGCAATTTCAACAGCATACGCTCAAGAATCTTATTACAACGACGTAGATTTAAATCTTACAGGTGTTGCTTTAAAAAACGCATTAGCAACAAAAATTATTAACACACATACAAATGCACTAGACTATACTCCAGATATTTGGAATGCGTCAAAAGTTACGGATGTAAACCCTGAAAATAGTACTGAGGTATTACTTATTTATGGTTATAGCGCTTCTGGAACAACTGCTAGAACTAGAGGTATAAATGAAAACGGAGGTAACAATGGACAATGGAATCGTGAGCACGTTTTTGCAAATTCTTTAGGAAGTCCTGATTTAGATGCAGCAGGAACAAATGGACCACCATACGCAGACGCTCATAATTTAAGACCTTCAGATACTCAACGAAATTCATCAAGAGGAAATAAAAAATTCGCAACTGGATCTGGAAATTCAGGTTCTGTTACAAATGGATGGTATCCTGGTGATGAATGGAAAGGAGATGTAGCAAGAATTATCATGTACATGTACTTGAGATATGGAAATCAGTGTAAACCAACTTTTGTTGGTGTTGGTGATTCTTCACAAACTCCTGATGATATGATTGATTTATTTTTACAATGGAATGCTGAAGATCCTGTTTCTGACGTTGAAAAACAAAGAAATCCATTCCACGAAAATACAAGCAACACTTACGCTCAAGGAAATAGAAATCCTTTTATAGATAATCCAAGACTTGCTACAAGAATTTGGGGAGGCCCAGATGCCGAAGATATTTGGGGAATTTATTCTAGTACAGATACTGAAGCACCTTCTACTCCAACAAATGTAATAGCTTCGAATATTACAACATTTTCAATTGATTTGTCTTGGACCGCATCTACAGATAATGTTGCGGTAACTAGTTATGATGTGTTTGTTGATGGGAACTTAACAACTAATGTAACTACAAATAGCACAACATTAAATAACTTAAATTCTAATACAACATATTCAATTACTGTTTTGGCTAAGGATGCTGTTGGAAATGAATCTTCTCAAAGTACAGCAATTACTCCTAAAACTTTAGAAGATACTCAAGCTCCTTCTGTACCAACGAATATTGTCATCAGTAATGAAACTGATACAACGTTAAAAGTTACATGGACTGCTTCTACTGATAACACAGCCGTGACAGCCTATGAAGTTTACGTTGATGGGAACTTAAATGCAGAACCAACAACTAATACGTATACCATAAATTCACTTACAGCCTCAACTACATATACTATCCAAGTTTTAGCAAAAGACGCTGTTAATAATAAATCAGCTTTAAGTACAGCAGTAAATGGAACAACAACAGATGGAGGTACGGGAAGTGCTAACGAATTATTCTTCTCTGAATATGTTGAAGGGTCTAGTAATAACAAAGCTTTAGAAATTGCAAATGTTACTTCTAGTCCGATTGATTTAAGTGTTTATAGTATCAAAAGAAATGGTAATGGTGGATCAACTTGGTCTGCTCCTCTAAATTTAACAGGAACAATTGCCGCTGGTGATGTGTATGTTATTATTAATGGTAGTGCTGCACTTCAAAAATTAATTGATGAAGCAGATTACGTTCATCCAAATAACAGTAGTACTAACAACGGCGAACCAATTAACTTCAATGGAAATGATCCTGTTGGATTGTTTAAGAATGATGTATTAATTGATATCATCGGAGTATTTAATGGTGGATCAGGAAATTTTGCTAAGGATGTAACATTAAGACGTAAAAGTAGCGTGGTAAATCCGAACACTACTTTCGATAAAGCTAATGAATGGGATGAATTTGCTCAAGATGTTGTAGATAACATCGGAACTCATGATGCAGCAACAGCAAGTGTATCTGAAGAATTACTAAATAAAATTTCTATTTACCCAAACCCAATTTCTAATAACACTATATATATTAAGAACAATGTAAATATTGATATCGAAGAAATTGTTATTTACTCAGTAAGCGGAAAAGAAGTATTTAAATCTTCAAAATTCAATCCTGATGAAGGAATAAAAGTAAAAACATTAAGTCCAGGAACCTACTTTCTTAAGATGAAAAGTAACCTCGGAAATACGACAAAAAAACTACTTGTAAAGTAG
- a CDS encoding shikimate kinase → MRIVLLGYMASGKSTIGKILAKNQNLPFIDLDDYIESKFEKSISDIFKDEGEIFFRLQEHEAIKEIFEKQDKFVLSLGGGTPCYANNMDLINGFENTNSLYIKLSIPTLYKRLLSQKQNRPLVANIPEEELQEFIAKHLFERSYFYEMAKYKVRTDNQKVEDTINEIQQLLF, encoded by the coding sequence ATGAGGATAGTTTTATTAGGATATATGGCTAGTGGAAAGTCTACAATAGGTAAAATTCTAGCTAAAAATCAAAATTTACCGTTTATTGACCTTGATGATTACATTGAAAGTAAGTTTGAAAAATCAATAAGTGATATTTTTAAAGATGAAGGAGAAATCTTTTTTAGGCTTCAAGAACATGAGGCTATAAAAGAAATTTTCGAAAAGCAAGATAAGTTTGTTTTGTCTTTAGGAGGAGGAACACCTTGTTATGCTAATAATATGGATTTAATTAATGGATTTGAAAACACCAATTCTCTTTATATAAAATTATCAATACCTACATTATATAAAAGATTACTCTCACAGAAACAAAACAGACCTTTGGTGGCAAATATTCCGGAGGAAGAACTTCAAGAATTTATTGCTAAACATTTATTTGAAAGAAGTTATTTCTATGAAATGGCAAAGTACAAAGTGAGAACTGATAACCAGAAAGTAGAGGACACCATAAATGAAATACAGCAACTGCTATTCTAA